The window gttgaggtcttacagtttgtgttgctatgtaaaatagatctggcTAGACCGAGTGCTCGGGGTGTTACGGCCTCGGGTTATCCAGTGTATGGCGATTGACGACAATCTCTAAGTCATCAAGTTTGCTTAGGCCTGAAGATCGTTGCTCATGAGTTCGTAATTTCCTTGTTGGGACCTTATGAGCCCGGAGTTTCGACCCTGAGgtcgtgcgggtgccaaattgttgacgctaagtctccgagtttTTGCGGGACGTATTCGGTGGGGGGACCCCTGACATGAGCATGCTGATCTTTCTTATGGAGTACGATATGCTTTtggtgaaagatattctttgattgcttggcgACAATACATGTCGTTGGGTTGCCATAAGCCTGGCTCATgaggacacggttcgttcgactaTTTGGCCCAGTACATCACTTCCTATTAGAACCTCGTTTGTCATTTCGGGGGACGGGGCTGATTGTAAAGAAAGTCTGGTAGGCTCATTAAATCCTTCTGGGGACGTTGCCTTGTTAAAACCCTTGCCGGAAAAAACCCGTTTCGGGGTAAAAATtcagtcgaaggaaaagagtgcgaCGTTTGCTCGAggatatttgtgggattttgcaATCGGATGCCTTTGCAGTAATACCGCTTAACCGTCGATACATTCCAGTTGCTCGAAAGTTGTTCGCCCTCCATGGTGccaagcttataggatcctttgcCAACTATCACAAGGACACGATACGGCCCTTCCCAATTGTGGCCCAacttcccttcattagggtttcgggtgttgagggtaaccttccttaggaccaagtccccgaTCCCGAAATATCGGAGATTTGTTCTCCTGTTGTAGTAACTTTCGATTTTCTGCTTCTGGGCAGCCATTCGAATCAGCGAGGCATCCCGTCTTTTGTCAAACAACTCGAGGGCCGTTGTCATGGCCTCGTTGTTCGAGCCCTCATTAATGTGCTGGAATCTGGCGCTCGGTTCCCCGACTTCCACTGGTATTAATGCTTCGGCGCCATAcactagagagaaaggtgtttccccggtgctcgattttgaagttgttcgatatgcccacagCACCTCGGGCAgtgtttctctccattttcccttggtgCTCTCTAGTTTCTTTTTCAAgttctgaatgatggttttatccgTAGATTCAGCATGGCCGTTTGTACAGGGGTGGTAAGGCGTTGACaagattctcttgattttgttgtcTTCAAGGAACTGTGTTACCTTGTTCCCGATGAACTGCCTCCCGTTATCGCATGTTATTTCGGATGGGATtctgaatcggcatatgatgtgatcccatataaaatttatgacttccttctctcttattttctcaaaggcctgcgcttccacccaCTTTGAAaagtaatcagtcataaatagaaTGAATCTAGCCTTACCTGGTGTCGTCGGcaaagggccgacgatgtccattttccatttcatgaatggccatggtgataaaaCGGAATGTAGTTTGTCGCCGGGCTGGTGGATCATGGGAGCAAACctctggcatttgtcgcattttcggacGAATTCCCTGGCATCTTTTTCCACGCTGTCGCAATAGTAGCCCGCTCTGATCGCCTTTCGGACTAAGGAATCGTCCCAGGAATGATTTCTACAGGTGCCCTCATGGATCTCTCGGAGCACATAATCCGTGTCGCCTGGTCCAAAGCATATATCCAGGAGGCCATCGAAAGTTCTCCTGTATAGAGTCCCATTTGAGCGAGAACCGGACTGCTTTGGTttgtagggccctcgattcttttggatttgCGGGTAGCTTCCCATCCTTTagattaaaaatatatttatttctccaatcccatatCAGGATGGTGGAGTAAATATCCGTgtgaccttcctcgaccactGATTTGAACAATTGGACGACAGCTCCACGGAGCAGGTCTTCTTCTTCAGCAGAAGATCCCGGATTCacgagggcatcggcctcactgttctgCTCTCAGAATACatggactaaggtccattctttgaagcgacaTAATATGACTTGGATTTTGTCCAAGTACCTTTGCATCCTGTCCTCTCGAGCTTTGTAGCTTCCGTTCACTTGGCTTACTACGAGGAGTGAATCGCATTTTGCCTCGACAGTCTCGGCCCCTAAACTTttggccaattctaaacctgcaatcatagcctcgtactcggcttcattgttagttagttTTGCGGTTTTTATGGATTGTCTGATTATGCCGCCAACGGGAGGCTTCAGAACTATACCAAGCTCGGATCCTCTTATATTTGTGGCACCATCAATGAACAGGGTCCATATCCCGGAGGACGTGCCCGATTTCAATAAAAGTTCCTTCTCTACCTCGGGCACAAGGGATGGtgagaaatcggccacgaagtccgctaggatttgggacttgatggtcgttcgagGTTGATACTCAATATCATATCCTCCGAGTTCAATGGCCCATTTCGCCAATCGACCCGATAACTCAGGTTTATGCAGTATGCTCCGGTGGGGATAAGTTGATAGAACGCAGATACGGTGACACTGAAAATAAGGCTTCAGCTTGCACGGGGCGCTTATCAGTGCGAGAGACAGCTTTTCTAGATGGGGATACCGAGTTTCGGCGTCTCCCAAGGtcggcttacataataaacaggaaattgtgtaccttacTCCTCTCGTACCAGTACACTACTTACCGCTATTTCAGACATGGCTAGGTATAGGTATAGCGTTTCATCCTCCTTGGGTGTGTGAAGCAAAGACGGGCTAGTCAGGTATCGTTTCAGTTCTTCTAGGGtgtgttggcattctggagtccattcaaAGTTTCTCTTTCTTTTGAGCAGGGAGAAGAAATGGTGACTTTTGTCtgatgaccttgatatgaatctgctTAGGGCCGCTATCCGCCCTATCAGCTGTTATACGGCTTTTACATTGTTCACCACCGTGATCTCTTTGATGGCTTTTatcttgtcgggattgatctcgatccccctatTTGAAATCGTGAAGCCCAAGAATTTGCCTGAACCTACTTCAACGATACACTtatcggggttgagcttcatgttatagcttctgaggatgttgaaagtttcctgcaaatgggtcaaatggtcctctgcacgtagggatttgactagcatatcatcaatatatacttccattgatttacctacttgatgctcgaacattttattaactaggcgctGGTATGttgctcctgcattttttagcccgaagggcattacgttatagcaatatgtaccatATTTCATGATAAATGAGGTCTCTTCCCTATCCTCAGGGTTCATCTGGTTTTGATTATACCCTAAGTAGGCATCAAGAAaagtgagggtctcgtggccggccgtagcatcgattagacaatcgatattaggcaatgggaaggaatctttggggcacgctttattcaaatctttataatctacgcacattcttagctTGTTTCCCTTTTTGGGCACTACTACTACGTTGGCCAGCCATTTGGGATACATTACCTCTCTAATGGATCCGATTTTAAGAATTTTCgctacctcttctttgatgaaggcatATTTTACCTCGTACTACggttttctcttttgctttacggGTTTGAATTTGGAATCAACGCTTAGCCTGTGGAAGGTTATTTTCGgcgggattcctgtcatatctaggtggtACCAGGTGAAACAGTTTATATTGttactaagaaattgaataaaccctatcctgagttcgggggtcaaccccgttcccaggtataccttacgaTCCGGGAGGTTCTCGATTAAAATGgtctgctccagctcttcgactgttgATTTGGTCGCATCCAATTCATCGTGGGCGACGAAGGTTCAGGGGGAGAAGAAATCTTCCTCGTCGTCTTCGAGGGTCTGTACGCTTCTCTCCTCGTCCGAGACCGGGCATGTAGGGGTTGGCGCCTCATGGTGGACCGGGAATATTTCTTTCGTGGCCCGCTGTTCTCCATGTATGGTCGTGATGCCATTCCTCGTGGGAAACCTTATCACCTGGTGCAAGGTagagggcactgccctcatgttgtgtatccaaggtctgccgagtaaggcgttgtacctcatgtcgtcGTTGATGACCTGGAACTCGGTGTTCTGGATCACGCCAGACGTGTTGATCGGAAGGGTGATCTCTCCTTTCGTTACTTTGCCGGTCATATTGAAGCCGTGGAGGATTTGAGGGACGGGAACGGCTTGATTGAGCAGCCTCTGCTGTTCTACTACTTTTGATCCAATTATATTGGCCGAGTTGCCCGGATCCACGAGTACGCACTTTATCATGGTATTGTTTAAGAGAAACGAGATCACTAGCGTTGTGCAGGTCCATCATGGCCTCAAGGTCTTCCTCGCTGAATATGAGGGTATCTTTGGGCACGTGGTTTCGGATCGGTCTTTCTTCTGTAGTGGATGTTCTCGTTCGTTTGAACATGGGTCCTTGGGAAATGCTGGTTCCCCCAATAATCATGTGGACGTCATGTTGGGGAACCTTCCCTTCCGTCCGGGTTGAATTCGGTGGTGTACCGCTATCTGGGGCAGTCGTGTCCTTCTCTATGTTGTTCTCAAGGTTCCGGTTTCCCATTTTACTAACCGAGCTAGGCGCTATgtcctgaaatcgaagatcttggaccaGAAAAAGTGttaaagataacttgcgtttttGTAATGAAACcggcaagaaaataatcactattatttttagccccatggtgggcgtcaaactgtttaccgtgaaaatggtaacgacaatcaaatttgtaaatgggactctaaaaatacgttatctatttttatgctagttgttagagcagttgatgctaggaatatgaagtttgacgaagagatacaagctaaaacggggcagtaatcaaaccgaggggcttgctgcCCGGGCTTCGAACTGGTCGATGaagggcctcggggtcgatatccggctcgagctcgagctatcagggGTAACCGGGGAAGGGAtaacagttagaatataattgaagaaggctctttatggccaataccaagcaataaataaagaataaGTATGAAAGCAATAGACGCTAAGAGTGACCttgagcgagtaagttagagaagaagagagagagaaatattattgatcttgtgtagaatagttggagcaatagCAGCCCGGGCTTTACTAAGTGATTGGGATCCCCTTTATGTAGGAGGGGAATCCTGTTATAGTACAAAATGTGTTAACTATAAAGACATGGAGATAGGACGGCTTACGTGACATCTTGAGATAGGCCCCGTATAGGTCAGCCCTGTCAGATTAagccatgtgccttgggaacttccttCTTGCCTGTTATAACCTGCTACAACCATTGGAATGCAATGCCCTCCGGACCGGTACCTGACAACCCCCGAGGGTGAGTCTCGACCTTGGATTTGAGCTTCGAGGAGCATGACCGCGAGACGACCTTATGACGGGGAAATCGGGCCCCCGAATTTGCCGTATACAAGGGGCAAAGTGAAAATTCAAATCATTtttaatatctctctctctctctctctctctctctctttgtgttgttaccattttcacgataagAAATAGAGCTAGGACGGGGACGTGACATCTTGAGATAGGCCTCGTATAGGTCATCCCTGTCAGATTAagccatgtgccttgggaactcacCTCTTGCCTGCTATAGCTTGCTACAGCCGTTGGAACGCAATGCCCTCCGGACCGGTACCTGACGACCCCCAAGGGTGAGTCTCGACCTTGGTTTCAAGCTTCTAGGAGCATGACCGCGAGACGACCTTATGACGGGAAAATCGGGCCCCCGAATTCGTCGTATACAGATAGGCggttgttgctccaactattctacacaagatcaataatctctctctctctctctctctctctctctctctctctctctgttgttaccattttcacgataagAAATGGAGCTAGGACGGGGATGTGACATCTTGAGATAGGCCTCGTATAGGTCAGCCCTGTCAGATTAagccatgtgccttgggaactcacCTCTTGCCTACTATAGCTTGCTACAGCCGTTGGAACGCAATGCGCTTCGGACCGGTACCTGACGACCCCCGAGGGTGAGTCTCGACCTTGGTTTCGAGCTTTGAGGAGCATGACCGTGAGACAACCTTATCACGGCGAAATTGGACCCCCGGATTCGAAGGAAACGGGAGTTCAGGATCGTTTCTTATCGTTTCTTGCTTCTTTCACCctaagaaacgcggagactatctgtatacggcgaTTTCGGGGGCCCGCTTTCCCCGTCATAAGGTTGTCTCGCGGTCATGCTCCTCGAAGCTTGAAGCCAAGGTTGAGACTCACCCTCGGGGGTCGTCAGGTACCGGTCCGTAGGGCATTGCATCCCAACGGCTGTAGCAGGCTATAGGAGGCAAGAagggagttcccaaggtacatGGCTTAATCTGACAGGGCTGACCTATACGGGGCCTATCTCAAGATGTCATGTCAGCTATCCTATCTGCATGTCTTTACAGTTAACACATTTTGTACTATAACGGGATTCCCCTCCCCACTCAGGGGATCACCATCACTTTGTAAAGCCCGGGCTGCTGTTgttccaactattctacacaagatcaataatatatctctttctctttcttctctaacttactcgcttgAGGCCACTCTTAGCGTCTattactttcatacttgttcttcatttattgcttggtattggccataaagagccttcttcaATTATATTATAATTGTTATCCCTTCcccggttacccccgatagctcgagctcgagccggatatcgaccccgaggcccttCATCTACCAGTCCGAAGCCCGGgcagcaagcccctcggtttgattactgccacgttttagcttgtatctcttcgttaaacttcatattcctagcatcaactactctaacaactagcataaaaatagatcacgtactTTTAGAGtcacatttacaaatttaattgtcattaccattttcacggtaaataataCTGCACTCTCATCCGCATACCTTGAAGTTACCTTTCTATTTTTCCTATAACTGTTTATTTGTATTAAAcaatattatttttcattttagacGTTGTATTTAGTAATCCTTAAAATCTCATCATGTACCCTATGACATCAATTTTTAGGGAGTTGATTAGACTTGTTATATAACTTCTGAGCTTTATCTTTAACTATGATATATGTTGTTTAATGTTAGTTTTGATATCTCTTATTATGGTAAAGTATTGGCTTCCCTAGCTAGCAgtgctaggcgccatcacgatctcttgattgggattttgagtcgtgacagatTGTTTAGTATTTTATATAGAAAAggtagtatttattattatttcttgtAAGGATattctaaatttttttaaaaaaataaaaaattatcgaGGAGGATTGTAataatatacttggaattattttttctttagtaaGATTCAAATTGTATTATTTTAATGCATATTATTACAGTTATTTGTTTATTTGTACTTCTTTTAAATATCGACTACGCTTACGAAAAAGTATGCGTACGCCAATATCGACTACTCTTGCGAAAAATTATGCAATATCGACTACTCTTGCGAAAAATTATGCGTACACTTCTGAGCGCAATTTAGCTCAAGTTCAAGTTCAGGTGTTTGACCCTTAATTCAGATGCCTAAAGAGTTTAAACTTATAATTTAAGTCATTGTAGCAAACTATGTGTGCCTTACATactttcatatttatttattatcaTGAGCAATTTAATTCTATTATCGTCTGAAACTAAAGAAAAGTTAATTTTTCGTTTATTTCTAAGTTGATGCGAGCATGTATTattattatgtatacatacacaCGTATATAGCCTTAAGGGGAGGTAAAGCAACTCTGCAATGGATTCTAGTTGGAGAAATTAAGATTGGACTTTCTTCTCTGATTAAGCTTTGCAACTACAGTCACATAGCAGCGGCCCCTATTGGTTAAACTTCTtgttaatttttcttttatttctgaatTGATATTAGGATGTATACATTCGTTTTATCTTAATCCATCcattttaaaaagaataaaattactATATGGAATGTCAACAAAAAAATTTGACCATACTTTTTTtacaataaattttaaatattttaaattattaattataatattttgtATACAatatcttcaaaaaaaaaaattattatccaATGTCGGATAAATAAGGCATTTTGACCCTCTTAAAGAATTTCAAACAAATTGAAACAATCAATTGACCCCCgtgaaaattttgaaacaaaTTGAAACAGAGGAAATATAATTGAACAATCATTTTCGCAATGCGAAAGTAAATAAACACAAACAGTATCGACGAGGTAACCCATACAAGACTTGAGGGGACACTAAACAGTAGTTGCTGCGCGGCCTTAAAAACACAAGGGATAACATACAACATCTCCATGACTATAACTGACTCCTACTATTATACAAGCTAAAGCAAACATTAAACTAGCAATGTGTCGGGTTGCTTACAAGTGGCAACCAATACAAAACAAAAAGTGGTCAGTAAAGCACAACACATGGAATATACTCTTAAAAGTGGGAGATAAAGCAGCAAAACTATCCTTACGATCGATTCTAGTTACAGAAATTAAGATTGTTGTTGACTCCTTTCGTTTAGCCTGGCAGCAACAGTCACAGAAGCAGCAACACCACCAGGAGTAGTGGACATGTCTTGTTTGTTGCGTATCTCCGCGCCTACCACTCCTTCTGCATCCTGCCTTGTCGCTGGCCTATCTGCTGGCAACACCGTAGTAGCACCCTGCAAAAAGAAGTCCTAATAACATGAACAAACAGCAAGAAAATATTATCTCTAAAATTCATTGGAGATACGTTGTATGCTTCTTACCGATAAGACATCTCCAAGCTTAACTTTGTCCTCGTCTCTCATCATAGATTCATTATAGGCTGCAGCCGACTGAGCAGCCGCTGCAACCCCTCCAGGAGTGATAACATTGCTGCCTGTTGCTCTTATTTCAGCTGCTTGTATTGCTGCTGCATCGCTCTGATCTATTGGTTTGCCCGGTATTGTTTGTGCAGTTGCTTCAAGAGCTTGTCCTACTGTTATCCCTCCACCTCCCTGTTGCTGTCCTCCTCCTCCGCCACTGCCTTGTTGTTCCTCTACTCCTCCTCCGCCTTGAGCCATCCCTCCTGTTGG of the Nicotiana tabacum cultivar K326 chromosome 7, ASM71507v2, whole genome shotgun sequence genome contains:
- the LOC107790406 gene encoding late embryogenesis abundant protein 31, with protein sequence MSQEQPRRPQGEGDPIKYADVFGVSGELGEKAVKPEDAAMMQSAETAVLGQTQRGGPAAAMQSAANYNISAGAVKPGDVTDVAAREGVTVTGTAVPGANITTESVAGQVVGQYIQPTGGMAQGGGGVEEQQGSGGGGGQQQGGGGITVGQALEATAQTIPGKPIDQSDAAAIQAAEIRATGSNVITPGGVAAAAQSAAAYNESMMRDEDKVKLGDVLSGATTVLPADRPATRQDAEGVVGAEIRNKQDMSTTPGGVAASVTVAARLNERSQQQS